One Penaeus monodon isolate SGIC_2016 unplaced genomic scaffold, NSTDA_Pmon_1 PmonScaffold_589, whole genome shotgun sequence genomic region harbors:
- the LOC119571309 gene encoding uncharacterized protein LOC119571309 has translation MTRWGHELSMHNYELIYKPGKAHHVPDLLSRHQHTLGFFGLIVDCEKEFISPVCSPRHDGTLNLGVPCQRRKGLTRRAYLEHMPDVTGPFDRVSADLVDLHHSARGNRYVLVLIDHLTRFIQMIALPSKDAETVAEAILKEYLTLFGPPKALLTDRAYHPQANGMVERANRVIKDALATLSLSIPRIGTICSHLLNTSAPQKRNDTPLFLLTGRDLFSPVGNTNQQDVDETAAATYRQRLQAAREIAVQMFREARRRWAQDHDWKPTSPARVPSRRPRPCKGEPAHNSAAATPP, from the exons ATGACTCGGTGGGGGCATGAGTTGTCAATGCACAATTATGAGCTTATCTACAAACCAGGGAAAGCCCATCATGTCCCAGATTTACTCAGTAGACAT CAGCACACCCTGGGATTTTTCGGACTTATTGTAGACTGCGAGAAAGAATTTATTTCCCCGGTATGCTCGCCGAGACACGACGGTACGTTAAATCTTGGTGTACCTTGTCAGAGACGCAAAGGCCTCACTAGACGGGCATACTTAGAACATATGCCAGATGTTACAGGTCCATTCGACCGAGTATCAGCAGACCTTGTAGATTTGCATCATTCTGCACGAGGAAATCGGTATGTGCTGGTCCTGATTGACCATCTCACTAGGTTTATTCAGATGATAGCCTTGCCTAGTAAAGACGCCGAAACAGTAGCCGAGGCGATCTTAAAGGAGTATCTTACACTCTTTGGTCCACCAAAAGCCCTACTGACAGACAGAG CTTACCACCCACAGGCAAATGGCATGGTAGAAAGGGCCAACCGTGTGATAAAGGATGCCTTAGCCACTCTCAGCCTGAGCATCCCGAGGATTGGGACGATTTGCTCCCATTTGCTCAACACATCGGCCCCACAGAAGCGTAATGACACGCCCCTATTTCTTCTGACAGGACGAGACCTATTTTCCCCCGTAGGCAACACGAACCAACAGGACGTGGACGAGACCGCAGCCGCTACGTACCGACAGCGCCTGCAGGCAGCCAGAGAAATAGCCGTTCAGATGTTCCGCGAAGCTCGTAGACGCTGGGCGCAGGACCACGATTGGAAACCTACGTCGCCCGCACGAGTTCCATCCAGACGACCTCGTCCTTGTAAAGGAGAACCTGCCCACAACAGCGCGGCCGCCACGCCGCCCTAG